A genome region from Tolypothrix sp. PCC 7712 includes the following:
- a CDS encoding tetratricopeptide repeat protein has protein sequence MKQRYFLPEASILNLNPRLKSGLRSWDCAILASRQGGKSQFLTACLLILAVAFSPLAASAVDITQQLHRPLNRSTLRDSRDQADSLLNIGEQQYKLGYADKTLDSCLQALEIYHSLGDYKAQGMTYDLLAKAYIQLDRLQEGEDALRRRLAIARDTKDFQSQIFALNNISTVLLQKGEFIPAGKTVQEALEIAQNVQNIAGEGLSLSNWGLVNARVGNYSKAIKLYETALSFRRQSGDVIGETNTLNNLGDAYFAMGNYDDTIGTYGAALRIAKTTGDRTNYVRAIDGLVTAHSSVGRNERAFDLLEQRLAMARDSQNLKEEFGVFMTYAKIYEKLNNYLTARNFYERALVLARTLEDSKQEVFLVDKLTKLPKH, from the coding sequence ATGAAACAACGGTATTTCTTACCAGAGGCTAGCATTCTCAATTTAAATCCCCGCCTGAAATCAGGATTAAGAAGTTGGGATTGTGCTATCCTCGCCTCGCGCCAGGGTGGTAAATCCCAATTTTTGACTGCTTGCTTGTTAATTTTGGCTGTGGCTTTTAGTCCCTTAGCAGCCAGTGCGGTTGATATTACTCAACAACTGCACCGTCCGTTAAATCGTTCGACGTTACGAGACTCAAGAGACCAAGCAGATAGCTTATTAAATATCGGTGAACAACAATACAAGTTAGGTTATGCCGATAAAACTCTTGATTCTTGCTTGCAAGCACTAGAAATTTATCACTCCTTGGGTGACTACAAAGCCCAAGGTATGACTTATGATTTGCTAGCAAAAGCGTACATCCAGCTAGACCGTTTGCAAGAAGGGGAAGATGCATTACGCCGGAGGTTAGCGATCGCTCGCGATACTAAAGATTTTCAGTCTCAGATTTTTGCACTGAATAATATTAGTACAGTTCTGCTACAAAAAGGAGAATTCATCCCAGCAGGTAAAACAGTACAAGAAGCACTGGAAATCGCCCAAAATGTCCAAAATATTGCCGGAGAAGGCTTGTCTTTGAGTAATTGGGGACTAGTAAATGCCAGAGTCGGCAATTACAGCAAGGCAATAAAATTGTATGAAACTGCTTTGTCTTTCCGTCGCCAAAGTGGTGATGTGATTGGTGAGACAAATACCCTCAACAATTTGGGTGATGCTTACTTCGCAATGGGTAATTATGACGATACTATTGGCACTTATGGCGCTGCTTTGAGGATAGCGAAAACTACAGGCGATCGCACTAATTATGTAAGAGCTATTGACGGTTTAGTCACAGCTCATAGTTCTGTAGGACGCAATGAGCGTGCTTTCGACTTATTAGAGCAACGCCTAGCAATGGCTAGAGACTCACAAAATCTAAAGGAAGAATTTGGAGTTTTTATGACCTACGCCAAGATATACGAAAAACTCAATAATTATCTCACTGCTCGGAACTTTTACGAAAGAGCGCTCGTATTAGCGCGAACGTTGGAAGACAGCAAGCAGGAGGTATTTTTGGTTGATAAGCTGACTAAATTACCTAAACACTAA
- the thrC gene encoding threonine synthase: MTVSLSAAKSHRQPWPGLIEAYREYLPVSETTPVVTLLEGNTPLIPVPAIAERIGRQVRVFVKYDGLNPTGSFKDRGMTMAISKAKEAGAKAVICASTGNTSAAAAAYARRGGMKAFVLIPDGYVALGKLAQALLYGAEVLAVKGNFDRALEIVREMAESYPITLVNSVNPYRLEGQKTAAFEIVDVLGNAPDWLCIPVGNAGNISAYWMGFCQYHQVGKCDRLPTVMGFQAAGAAPLVNGQPVQHPETVATAIRIGNPASWEKAVAVKSASQGNFYAVTDEEILDAYRLLASTEGVFCEPASAASVAGMLQVKDQIPSGATVVCVLTGNGLKDPDTAIKHSHSQFKQGIEAELGAVATAMGF, encoded by the coding sequence GTGACTGTAAGCCTATCTGCTGCTAAATCTCATCGCCAACCTTGGCCCGGACTGATCGAAGCCTATCGTGAATACTTGCCTGTCAGCGAAACAACGCCCGTTGTCACTTTGTTAGAGGGTAATACACCGCTAATTCCAGTGCCCGCGATCGCAGAACGCATTGGTAGACAAGTCCGCGTTTTTGTCAAATATGACGGTCTTAACCCCACTGGTAGCTTCAAAGACCGGGGAATGACAATGGCTATTTCCAAGGCTAAGGAAGCAGGGGCAAAGGCGGTAATTTGTGCCAGTACAGGAAATACCTCAGCAGCAGCCGCAGCTTATGCTAGGCGTGGCGGGATGAAAGCTTTTGTGCTGATTCCCGATGGTTATGTAGCGCTGGGTAAGTTAGCACAGGCTTTACTATATGGGGCAGAAGTGCTGGCGGTAAAAGGCAACTTTGACCGTGCCTTAGAAATTGTCCGTGAGATGGCAGAAAGCTACCCCATCACCTTGGTGAATTCAGTCAATCCCTACCGTTTAGAAGGGCAGAAAACAGCCGCCTTTGAAATCGTTGATGTTTTAGGTAACGCCCCAGACTGGCTATGTATCCCAGTTGGCAATGCGGGGAATATATCTGCATATTGGATGGGATTTTGTCAATACCACCAAGTAGGGAAATGCGATCGCTTACCCACAGTGATGGGCTTCCAAGCAGCAGGTGCAGCACCTTTAGTTAACGGTCAGCCAGTACAGCATCCCGAAACAGTAGCAACAGCAATTCGCATTGGCAATCCTGCGAGTTGGGAAAAAGCTGTGGCAGTAAAATCAGCTAGCCAAGGAAACTTCTACGCCGTTACCGATGAGGAAATTCTTGATGCTTACAGATTGCTCGCATCAACAGAAGGCGTTTTCTGCGAACCAGCCAGCGCTGCTTCCGTAGCCGGAATGTTGCAGGTGAAAGACCAAATTCCCTCAGGAGCAACAGTTGTGTGCGTCCTCACGGGTAATGGTTTAAAAGACCCAGATACAGCCATTAAGCACAGCCACAGCCAATTTAAACAAGGAATTGAGGCAGAATTAGGCGCAGTTGCCACAGCGATGGGATTTTAG
- a CDS encoding sensor histidine kinase: MFQATRRRLALWYTAVTAVLLLLFASGVYFYVRNTLIERIDDTLNHVVEVVERSLVIESVNSGTETLRINLEASFRDNTDTVEDDHIDLEWFSANGELLWSTLSTPLNIPIHANRTGETVRVGNEGWQKSPVLLRQVTHRVEFGRQVLGYLRVSHPWFEVSKPSRQFMLDLAIGTWLMVLSVGASGWFLSGKAMEPVGDSYQRLKQFTADASHELRSPITLIQTNVQVALADLESAEVEPTTSLQYRQQLKLVERLTQRLGRLVNDLLFLARQDSGISKDNFSSCPLDALLMEVLEEQQLLAKEKKISLALDLVDPADGDTNPELSDNWFTLVGNWDQLVRLFTNLIGNAVQYTPSSGRVNVELARLEGMNRVAGLRYSSAQLQVKVSDTGVGIPGDALPKLFDRFYRVDPARTHSNGNTATDISTGSGLGLAIAQAIVEHHQGQIQVESRLGKGTTFIVTLPVTLES; the protein is encoded by the coding sequence ATGTTCCAAGCTACTCGCCGCCGTCTGGCTCTTTGGTACACTGCTGTAACGGCTGTATTACTCTTATTATTTGCCAGTGGAGTATATTTCTATGTCCGTAATACATTGATTGAGCGGATTGATGATACTCTCAATCATGTTGTGGAAGTAGTAGAGCGATCGCTCGTCATTGAGTCAGTTAATAGCGGTACTGAGACATTACGCATTAATTTAGAAGCAAGTTTTCGTGATAATACTGACACAGTAGAAGATGATCATATTGATTTGGAATGGTTTAGCGCCAATGGAGAATTACTTTGGTCAACGCTATCCACACCTTTAAATATTCCCATTCATGCGAATCGCACTGGTGAAACGGTGCGCGTGGGGAATGAAGGTTGGCAAAAGTCACCAGTCTTATTACGCCAAGTTACACACCGGGTAGAATTTGGCCGTCAAGTATTAGGTTATCTGCGTGTTAGCCATCCCTGGTTTGAAGTTAGTAAACCTAGCCGTCAATTTATGTTGGATTTAGCCATTGGTACATGGTTAATGGTGCTTTCTGTGGGTGCTAGTGGTTGGTTTTTATCTGGTAAAGCAATGGAACCAGTAGGGGATTCCTATCAACGGCTCAAACAATTTACAGCTGATGCTTCTCACGAATTGCGAAGTCCAATTACTTTAATTCAAACTAATGTACAAGTTGCGCTGGCTGATTTAGAGTCAGCAGAGGTAGAACCTACGACATCTTTACAATATCGCCAACAGTTAAAATTAGTGGAACGACTGACTCAACGCTTGGGTAGGTTAGTTAATGATTTACTATTCCTCGCACGTCAAGATAGTGGCATTAGCAAAGATAACTTTTCCTCTTGTCCCTTGGATGCTTTGCTAATGGAAGTGCTAGAAGAACAGCAATTATTAGCTAAAGAAAAGAAAATCAGCCTGGCTTTGGATTTGGTAGATCCTGCAGATGGAGACACTAACCCCGAACTGTCTGACAATTGGTTCACACTTGTAGGAAATTGGGATCAATTGGTGCGACTGTTCACTAATTTGATTGGGAACGCTGTGCAATACACCCCATCTAGTGGACGGGTAAATGTAGAATTAGCGCGGTTAGAAGGAATGAATCGAGTTGCTGGCTTGCGCTACAGTAGCGCTCAATTACAAGTTAAAGTCAGTGATACTGGGGTTGGTATTCCTGGGGATGCACTACCAAAGTTATTTGACCGCTTTTATCGGGTAGATCCGGCGCGTACCCATAGTAATGGCAATACAGCTACAGATATTTCTACTGGTTCAGGATTAGGGTTAGCGATCGCTCAAGCTATTGTCGAACATCACCAAGGCCAAATTCAAGTCGAAAGCCGTCTAGGTAAAGGTACTACTTTTATCGTTACTTTACCTGTAACTCTCGAGTCTTAA
- a CDS encoding GNAT family N-acetyltransferase: MNITIRKEVPGDVADIEALTTAAFLNTTYSSHTEQLIVNALRDSGNLTISLVAEADSKIVGHVAVSPVSISDGSQGWYGLGPISVSPQHQGVGIGSQLMREALATLRQLGASGCVLLGNPNYYSRFGFQVEPSLVLPDVPPEYFQAISFNGQIPTGLVSYHESFNIQV, from the coding sequence ATGAATATCACAATCAGAAAAGAAGTGCCTGGTGATGTTGCTGATATTGAAGCTTTGACAACAGCGGCGTTTCTTAATACGACCTATAGTAGCCACACCGAACAGTTGATTGTGAATGCTTTGCGTGACTCAGGGAACTTGACAATTTCCCTTGTTGCTGAAGCTGATAGCAAAATCGTTGGGCATGTTGCTGTATCCCCAGTTTCAATTTCTGATGGTAGTCAGGGTTGGTATGGACTGGGGCCAATATCTGTATCTCCACAGCATCAAGGCGTTGGTATTGGCTCACAACTAATGAGGGAAGCGTTGGCTACTCTACGCCAACTAGGTGCATCTGGATGTGTATTACTGGGAAACCCTAACTACTACAGCCGTTTTGGTTTTCAGGTAGAGCCTAGTTTAGTTTTACCCGATGTTCCACCCGAATACTTCCAAGCTATTTCCTTTAACGGGCAAATACCAACTGGACTTGTCTCATATCATGAGTCATTTAATATACAAGTTTAA
- a CDS encoding response regulator transcription factor, whose translation MLMLSCESSTLRVLVVDDHELTRLTLQLAFSCQKNIQVVGLASNGQEAIEMVKRYQPDVIVLDLQMPVMDGWSASGHIKAISPKTQILAYSSVEDANFHPNGMSNFDEFCKKDVPTTELIARVRELGDRAMNG comes from the coding sequence ATGTTAATGTTGTCCTGTGAGTCTTCTACCTTGCGTGTTTTAGTGGTTGACGATCACGAACTAACCCGCCTAACGCTACAATTAGCTTTTTCTTGTCAAAAGAATATCCAGGTAGTAGGTTTAGCCAGCAATGGTCAAGAAGCTATAGAAATGGTTAAACGCTATCAACCTGATGTAATTGTTTTAGATTTACAAATGCCCGTTATGGATGGCTGGAGTGCTTCAGGGCACATTAAAGCTATCTCTCCCAAAACACAAATCTTGGCTTACTCTTCAGTGGAAGATGCTAATTTTCATCCCAATGGTATGTCTAACTTTGATGAATTTTGCAAAAAAGATGTACCTACCACTGAACTCATCGCTAGGGTGAGAGAATTAGGAGACAGAGCAATGAATGGTTAA
- the psb35 gene encoding photosystem II assembly protein Psb35, protein MFNVAFAYFLTEASLATESSFNYSLVLTVVFLVGFVASAVIGSIAWYNSKRPVGWEDKQRPDFVPDVDK, encoded by the coding sequence ATGTTCAATGTTGCCTTTGCCTATTTTCTTACAGAAGCTTCATTAGCTACAGAAAGCAGTTTTAATTACTCACTAGTACTCACAGTAGTTTTTCTTGTAGGTTTTGTTGCGTCTGCTGTGATTGGTTCGATTGCTTGGTATAACTCCAAACGTCCTGTAGGTTGGGAAGATAAACAACGCCCCGATTTCGTTCCAGATGTAGATAAGTAA
- a CDS encoding iron uptake porin, with protein MIRPTKIKTWMLAWLIITGVNGFCQQAIAQDYSLPSSSEESALENPEPMEQVTSVSQLKDVQPTDWAFQALQSLVERYGCIAGYPNSTYRGDRALTRYEFAAGVNACLDRVNELIATATSDLVSREDLAQIQKLQSEFAPELATLRGRVDQLEARTAELEANQFSTTTKLSGFAIIGVQGRNSNRGDINPRDGIKDTNDLGTNTNVISLSQLYLTTQFTPRSYLFTGLLHGIGATSPRFNNSISRNDVLLGYEFPTDGLIISDLHYHWLAADNLALMIGTENVNMTTAFRGPNRAESGATGPLSLFAQRNPILNIGFGHGGIALDWQIAKRLSLQALYSSFNPGNPGKGTGIFDSNTTTGVQLLVTPTDAIDLSLYYVNNYSSDGCLLSFVGDECLTANSAPLQTNAVGATVTWQISPRITIGGWGGYTSSYIPGQSGSVETTNYMAFVNFPDLFAKGNLGGIYVGQPPKITSSNLRTGSNVPDTINTGLGRAGGQPGTTLQIEAFYRFQVTDNISITPGIIHILEPGHTPNSDPVTIGILRSTFLF; from the coding sequence ATGATACGCCCCACTAAAATAAAGACCTGGATGCTGGCATGGTTAATAATTACGGGCGTAAATGGATTTTGCCAACAAGCGATCGCTCAAGATTATAGTTTGCCTTCTTCTAGTGAAGAATCTGCTCTAGAAAATCCAGAACCGATGGAGCAAGTAACATCGGTATCACAGCTAAAAGACGTACAACCGACGGACTGGGCATTTCAAGCATTACAATCTTTAGTAGAACGCTACGGTTGTATCGCAGGTTATCCCAACAGCACTTATCGAGGCGATCGCGCATTGACACGCTATGAATTTGCCGCAGGTGTTAATGCTTGCTTAGATAGAGTTAACGAGTTAATTGCTACAGCTACCAGTGACTTAGTTAGCCGCGAAGACTTAGCCCAAATCCAAAAATTACAATCAGAATTTGCCCCAGAATTAGCCACTTTACGGGGTAGAGTCGATCAATTAGAAGCGCGCACAGCCGAACTTGAAGCCAATCAATTTTCCACAACAACGAAACTCAGTGGCTTCGCCATAATTGGCGTACAAGGAAGAAATAGCAATCGTGGTGACATTAACCCTAGAGATGGTATCAAAGATACAAATGACCTAGGGACAAATACTAATGTTATCTCCTTGAGTCAGCTGTATTTAACTACTCAATTTACGCCGCGTAGTTACTTATTTACAGGTCTTTTACATGGAATCGGTGCTACCAGTCCGAGGTTTAACAATAGCATTTCTCGCAATGATGTGTTGCTGGGCTACGAATTTCCTACGGATGGCTTGATCATTAGTGACCTGCATTATCACTGGTTAGCAGCTGACAACTTAGCGCTGATGATCGGTACAGAAAACGTCAATATGACAACCGCTTTCCGAGGCCCAAACCGAGCAGAAAGTGGTGCTACAGGCCCCCTATCTCTGTTCGCACAACGTAACCCTATTTTAAATATAGGGTTTGGTCATGGTGGCATAGCTTTGGATTGGCAAATTGCTAAACGCCTCAGTTTACAGGCACTTTATTCTAGTTTTAATCCTGGTAATCCAGGTAAAGGTACTGGCATATTTGATAGTAATACTACGACTGGTGTACAGTTACTTGTAACGCCAACGGATGCTATAGATTTAAGTCTTTATTATGTGAATAATTACTCTTCAGATGGTTGTTTACTCAGCTTTGTAGGTGATGAGTGCTTAACAGCAAATTCCGCACCTCTACAAACCAATGCTGTGGGTGCAACCGTCACTTGGCAAATTTCACCTCGCATTACTATTGGGGGATGGGGTGGTTATACCAGTTCTTACATTCCTGGGCAATCGGGAAGTGTGGAAACAACAAATTACATGGCATTTGTTAATTTCCCTGATTTATTTGCTAAAGGAAATTTGGGCGGAATTTATGTCGGACAACCGCCAAAAATTACTAGCAGTAACTTACGCACAGGTAGCAATGTTCCTGACACAATTAATACAGGTTTAGGACGTGCAGGCGGACAACCAGGAACGACACTGCAAATCGAAGCTTTTTATCGCTTTCAAGTCACAGATAATATTAGTATTACCCCAGGAATCATTCATATATTAGAACCCGGACATACACCTAATAGTGATCCTGTGACTATTGGTATACTTAGAAGTACTTTTCTGTTTTAA
- the ppk1 gene encoding polyphosphate kinase 1: MAKSKKSATTPINLSDSQYYINRELSWLEFNNRVLHEAFDQRTPLLERLKFLAIFTSNLDEFFMVRVAGLKQQVEAKVSQLSPDGRTPQQQLDDIRFTLSPQVTKQHQHFEQILRPLLAQNKIHILDYIELTDKQRNYLDNYFEEQIFPVLTPLAVDPSHPFPYISNLSLNLAVVVKNPETEEEFFARVKVPKVLPRFIPLPPELGIYHNGQPAHWTGVPLEQAIAHNLDSLFPGMNIQEYHPFRITRDADLALEEDEADDLLLAIEQELRKRRIGGTPVRLEIQSQTPETVRSRLLEDLELSESDVYEVDGLLGLRDLMYFMSLPLPEFKDPPRQSVVPSRLQWLREPSLSAEIPEVEEGKDFFAVISEKDLLVHHPYQSFSTTVVRFITHAAHDPNVLAIKMTLYRTSGDSPIVNALIAAAENGKQVSVLVELKARFDEENNIYWARRLERVGVHVVYGLVGLKTHCKTIMVVRREKDRMRRYVHIGTGNYNQKTARLYTDLGLFTCNEEIGADITDLFNFLTGYSRQKSYRELLVAPVNMRDRFLALIHREIENAKNGITGRIVAKMNSLVDPQIIATLYEASRAGVQIDLIVRGVCCLRPGLKDISENIRIISIVGRFLEHSRIFYFYNNAQEEIYIGSADWMRRNLDRRVEVITPIKDPDIAKDLQEILGIMLADNRQAWELQGNGSYIQRQPCDRAPEAHSQQSLINMALRSTSISSNLIDTKKNSFYLDN, translated from the coding sequence ATGGCAAAATCCAAAAAGAGCGCTACTACTCCCATCAATCTGAGCGATTCCCAATACTACATCAACCGAGAATTAAGCTGGTTAGAGTTTAATAACCGAGTTTTACATGAAGCTTTCGACCAGCGAACGCCTCTTTTGGAAAGACTCAAGTTTTTGGCGATATTTACCTCTAACTTGGATGAGTTCTTTATGGTCAGGGTTGCGGGATTAAAGCAACAAGTTGAGGCTAAAGTCTCACAGTTAAGTCCTGATGGTCGCACACCACAACAACAGCTAGATGATATCAGGTTTACCCTCAGTCCCCAGGTAACTAAACAGCATCAGCATTTTGAGCAAATACTCAGACCATTATTAGCGCAAAATAAAATACATATTCTGGATTATATAGAGTTAACTGATAAACAACGGAATTATTTAGATAACTATTTTGAAGAACAAATTTTTCCGGTTTTAACTCCCTTAGCGGTTGATCCTAGCCATCCTTTCCCCTATATTTCCAATCTCAGCCTGAATTTGGCTGTAGTGGTGAAAAACCCCGAAACAGAAGAAGAATTTTTTGCCAGAGTTAAAGTCCCGAAAGTTTTACCGCGATTTATACCCTTACCGCCAGAGTTAGGAATTTATCACAACGGTCAACCTGCTCACTGGACTGGTGTACCTTTAGAACAAGCGATCGCACATAATTTAGATTCCCTATTTCCGGGAATGAATATTCAGGAGTATCATCCTTTCCGCATTACTCGTGATGCTGATTTGGCTTTGGAAGAGGATGAAGCTGACGATTTACTCCTAGCGATTGAACAAGAACTCAGAAAACGCCGCATTGGTGGAACCCCAGTCCGCTTAGAAATTCAATCCCAAACTCCCGAAACAGTGCGATCGCGTTTATTGGAAGATTTAGAATTATCCGAAAGCGATGTTTACGAAGTCGATGGACTTTTGGGACTGCGGGATTTAATGTACTTTATGTCATTACCGCTACCAGAATTTAAAGATCCACCAAGACAATCTGTAGTTCCTTCTCGCTTACAATGGTTGCGAGAACCTAGCCTCAGTGCGGAAATTCCAGAGGTAGAGGAAGGAAAAGACTTTTTTGCAGTCATCAGTGAAAAGGATTTGTTAGTACACCATCCCTATCAATCTTTTTCCACAACCGTGGTGCGTTTTATTACCCATGCTGCCCATGATCCGAATGTCCTAGCAATCAAAATGACCCTTTACCGGACTTCTGGGGACTCGCCTATTGTTAATGCTTTAATTGCAGCGGCGGAAAATGGCAAGCAAGTATCAGTATTGGTGGAATTAAAAGCGCGGTTTGATGAAGAGAATAATATTTACTGGGCGAGACGTTTAGAAAGAGTCGGCGTTCACGTTGTCTATGGTTTAGTTGGGTTGAAAACTCACTGTAAAACTATTATGGTTGTGCGTCGAGAAAAAGACCGGATGCGGCGCTATGTCCATATTGGCACTGGCAACTATAATCAAAAAACTGCACGACTATATACAGATTTAGGATTATTCACCTGCAACGAAGAAATTGGTGCTGATATTACCGACCTATTCAATTTTCTCACAGGCTATTCCCGGCAAAAGTCTTATCGCGAATTATTAGTTGCACCTGTGAATATGCGCGATCGCTTTTTAGCACTAATTCATCGGGAAATCGAAAATGCCAAAAATGGCATTACTGGGAGAATTGTTGCCAAAATGAATTCTCTAGTTGATCCCCAGATTATTGCGACTTTATATGAAGCCTCCCGTGCTGGAGTCCAAATCGATTTGATTGTGCGCGGTGTTTGCTGCTTGCGCCCAGGGCTGAAAGATATTAGTGAAAATATTCGGATCATTAGCATAGTCGGCCGCTTTTTAGAACACTCCCGCATTTTTTATTTTTACAACAATGCCCAAGAAGAAATCTATATTGGTAGCGCCGATTGGATGCGTCGTAACCTAGATCGTCGCGTCGAAGTAATTACCCCAATTAAAGACCCAGATATTGCTAAAGATTTGCAAGAAATCTTGGGAATCATGCTAGCGGACAATCGCCAAGCTTGGGAATTACAGGGCAATGGCAGCTATATTCAACGACAACCGTGCGATCGCGCCCCGGAAGCACACTCACAACAAAGTCTCATCAATATGGCATTACGCTCAACTAGTATTAGCTCAAACCTGATTGATACAAAAAAGAATTCCTTCTATCTTGACAATTAG
- a CDS encoding CsbD family protein — protein sequence MSLENRAKAVAKNIEGKIQEVVGDITGNPNDKAEGQAKQVESQVRHTAENVKDEIKKAVD from the coding sequence ATGAGTTTAGAAAATAGAGCCAAAGCCGTTGCCAAAAATATCGAAGGTAAAATCCAAGAAGTTGTTGGTGACATCACTGGTAACCCCAATGATAAGGCTGAAGGACAAGCAAAGCAAGTAGAATCTCAAGTGCGCCATACAGCCGAAAACGTCAAGGATGAAATTAAGAAAGCTGTAGATTAA